Part of the Vicinamibacteria bacterium genome, TTTCCCAGTGGGTTCGTCGACCGCGGCGAGACCGTGGTCGACGCCGCGGTGCGGGAGACTCGGGAAGAGGCCAACGTCCACGTCGATATCGTCGAGCTCATCGATGTGTTCTCCTACGAGAGCTCTCCCGTCGTCGTCGTCGTGTACGCTGCCGAGGTGGTTTCCGGCGAGCTCCAGGCCGCGGATGAATGTCTCGAAGTGCGCTCGTTCGATCCCGGGCTTATTCCGTGGCCAGAGCTCGCCTTTTCCAGCACCCGCGATGCATTGAGGAGCTATATCCGGCGATTTCTGTGTCCGCGAAATCCCACCTAGCAGGGTGAGAGCCCCCGACGACGTGGTAACATGACGCCATGGCTGACACGGTGAAGATATTCGGAAAGGCCGGTTGACCGTACACTACCGCGGCCCGTGAGGCCTATGCGAGTCGTGACGTGGAGTACTTCGACGTCAAGTCCCACCCGGAGCATATGACCGCAATGCTTGCCTCGAGCGGCGGCCAGAGAGCCGTGCCGGTCATCGTCGATGGAGACAAGGTCACCATCGGCTACGGCGGTACGTGAGGGGTCTGAGCTTGCCGACGGTCCGTCGGTTCACGCCGTGATTACAAAGCCGACGTGGAAACACGTCATCGGGATCCTCGGCGGCCTGGGACCCCATGCTCACGTCGAGTTCGAAGCGCTTCTGTTGAGAGCCACCGAGCAAGCGCTCGGCCGTTCCGCTCGGGATCAGGACTATCCACCGTGGGTGCTCTCCTCGATGCCCGCGACACCCGATCGCACCCGGGCGATCCTCGAGGGCACCGAGTCTCCGGTCGAGGCCCTGGTCGAGAGCGCGAGGCGGCTCGTCGGCGCCGCGTTCGCAGTCATCCCGTGCAATACCGCGCACGTCTTCCTTCCCCAAGTGCGACCCCGAGTCTCGATACCATTTCTCGACATGGTCCGCGAGGCGGTGGAAAAGGCGCTCGCCCGCGTGGGCCCGAGAGGAAGCATCGGCGTACTCGCGGCATCGGGAACGATTCGCTCTGGTATCTATGCGGAAACAATTCGACGGATCGCACCCGAGTCGCGAATGCTGACACCTTTCGATCTCGAGGGCGGCGAACAGATGCAGGAGAAGCTCGTCATGGAGCCCATCTACGGCGCGCTATGCAACGGGAATCGCGCGGGAGGCGGCATCAAATCGGGTGGCTACCGGGATCCCCTCTCGAGAGAGAAGCTCGCCGAGCCGATGCGCGAGGCTGCCCGTAGGCTGTCGCGGGCCGGGGCCGACGTCGTGCTCACGGCCTGCACGGAGATTCCGCTGGTGCTCGGTCGCGATCGCGTGGACGAGGTCCGATTGCTCGACCCGATGTGGGTTGCGGCGGAAGCCGCCGTCGAGATCGCACTCGGCAATCGTCCCTTACCCTCTTAGAACCTTCGGCAATGCACGTACTCGACAGCGCCGCTATGCGCGAAGCCGACCGCCGCACGATCGAGGATATCGGTCTCCCCGGACGAGTCCTGATGGAGAACGCCGGGCGGGCGATCGTCCAGGTTATGCGGGAGCGCATCGAGGACCTCGACGAGCGCATCATCGCCATCGTCTGCGGCAAGGGAAACAACGGCGGTGACGGTCTCGTCTGCCTTCGCGTTCTATTGGAATCTGGGTGTGACGCACGCGCCTTCGTGCTCGCGCCGTTCGAGAGCTTGAGTGCCGATGCGATCGACAATCTCCAGACGGCGCTCAAAATGGGGCTTCCGGTTACGGCCGTACCCACCGAGGATGACTGGGACCAGGTGTTTCCCCGTGTCGCGACTGCGGACCTCGTTGTCGATGCCATTCTGGGAACGGGCCTCTCCGAAGGCGCGCGCGGCCTGGCGCGAAAGGCCATCGAGGGCCTCAACGAGATCGACGCTCCCGTGGTCGCCGTCGACGTCCCCTCGGGCCT contains:
- a CDS encoding amino acid racemase, whose protein sequence is MITKPTWKHVIGILGGLGPHAHVEFEALLLRATEQALGRSARDQDYPPWVLSSMPATPDRTRAILEGTESPVEALVESARRLVGAAFAVIPCNTAHVFLPQVRPRVSIPFLDMVREAVEKALARVGPRGSIGVLAASGTIRSGIYAETIRRIAPESRMLTPFDLEGGEQMQEKLVMEPIYGALCNGNRAGGGIKSGGYRDPLSREKLAEPMREAARRLSRAGADVVLTACTEIPLVLGRDRVDEVRLLDPMWVAAEAAVEIALGNRPLPS
- a CDS encoding UXX-star (seleno)protein family 1 yields the protein MADTVKIFGKAGUPYTTAAREAYASRDVEYFDVKSHPEHMTAMLASSGGQRAVPVIVDGDKVTIGYGGT
- a CDS encoding NUDIX domain-containing protein, translating into FPSGFVDRGETVVDAAVRETREEANVHVDIVELIDVFSYESSPVVVVVYAAEVVSGELQAADECLEVRSFDPGLIPWPELAFSSTRDALRSYIRRFLCPRNPT